A region of the Arsenicicoccus dermatophilus genome:
TGGCGGGGCCACGTCAGTGCGACAGTCCGCCCAGCCGTATCGCGGGCCAGACTGACGTGACGCGCCAGGTCGCGGGCGTGGAGGGTGACGGTCGTTGCGCCGGTGTCGCTGTCGGGGCAGGCGTCAGCGGTGACGCGGACCAGGCCGTGGTCAAGGTCCTCGGCGCGAAGCACGCGGCCCGGGGCGACGCACGCGACTCCGTCGCTGTCGTGGTGGGCGACGCTGACGGCGTCAGGGATGTGGACAGGGTGCATGGTTCTCTCCTGGCGGGGATCGGTAGCTGTCGCATCAGTTGCGACACATCAACCATCACCCGCGACACCCAAGATGGCAACCCGTAAGCAACATTGCGTCGCTTGTCGCGCAACGAATGTGCGACACTGGACGCGACACCCGCACCCGCCAGGAGCACGACATGACCCTCGTAACCGCGACACGCGACACCATCGCCCGCGCCCACCACGCCCACACCCGCGCACGCGACACGTGGACCAGGGCCGTCAACGTCGCCCGCCACGCCGACACGTTGACGGCCCTGCCCGCCGTCACCCTGACCAGCGCCGCCGCCGCTGTCGCCCCCGGCACCACCACCATCACCGCGTACACCGCCGCTGTCGCCCTCACCGCCCTCAACCACAAGCGCGTCACCCGACACGTCACCAGCGTCCCCGCCTGGTGGAGCATCACCCACGACTGGAACGACGCCTGCGCCGCCGCCGGCCTCGACGACCACGTCACCTCCCTCGGCATCACCCGACGCCCCCGCCTCACCAGCCTGCGACGCGACACCGACGGCACCGTCACCATCACCGTCAAGCCCCTCCCCGGCCAGGAGCCCCACGACTACGAGGACGACGCCTTCCGCCGCCAGCTCCACGCGCGACGCGTCACCGCGACACGCGACGGGAAGCGGATCATCGTGACGCTCCACCCCACCCGACAGCGACCAGCCAAGACCGTCACCACGACACGCACCCCCACGACACTGCCCAACCTCGAAGCCCTCCCCGTCGCCCGCGACACCGACACCGGCGAACCCGCGACCGTTCCCCTCCTCGGCGCCCACCTCCTCCTCGTCGGCGCCACCCGCGCCGGGAAGTCCGGGGCGATCTGGGCGATCAACCAGCAGATCGCCCCAGGCATCCGCGACGGCCTCGTCCGCGTCCACGCCGTCGACCCCAAGGGCGGCATGGAGCTCGGCATCGGCGAACCCCTCTACGCCACGTTCCTCTGCGACGACGGCACCGCACCGTTCGGGCCCCGCGTCGCCGCGTTCCTCGACGGGATCCGCCGCTCCATGGACGCCCGCGCCGCCCGCCTGCGCCGCATGGGCAAGCGCAAGCTCGACGCGCCCACCCACGACATGCCCCTCGAGGTCATCCTCATCGACGAGGTCCTCGCGCTCATGTCCATCCTCGACAAGAAGTCCGCGTACCTGATCGACGCGTGCTTGAAGTCGATCCTCGCGAAGGGCGCCGCGATCGGGTACTGCGTGATCACCGCGACGCAGGACCCCCGCAAGGACTCCGGTCTGTCCGCGATCCGTGACCTGTCGCCGGTGCGTGTGCTCCTGCGCGTGAAGGAGCAGCAGCACGTGGACCTCGTGATGGGGTACGGCGCCCGCGACGCCGGCTGCGACGCCCACAAGCTCGACTTCAGCCGGGATCGGGGGGTCGCGTTCGTGGAGCGGGAGGGTGAGCCGGGGTACCGGAAGGTCCGGTTCAACCTGGTCACGGACGAGATGATCGCGTCGCTGGTGCGGGACTTCGCGCCCTCCCGGGGAGTGCCCGGCGGCACCGTGACGGAGCCCGTCACGAGCGTGGTGGACACAGCCGAGCTGCCCGTCGTGGAGGCCCCGGAGCCGGTGTCTCCGGTGACGGTGTACGAGGACGCGCCGGGGGAGCCGCCGCTGGTGGTGGTGCCGCGCGTGGAGGCGTGGGAGGGCGGCCCGAAGCGGGGCCGGGACGAAGCGCTCGCGCTGCTCGACGCGCTGGTGGCGGAGGGCCGGCCGGTCCCGACGGGCGCTTCCCTGGGGGAGTGGGCGGGGCGCACGGACCGGTGGGGCCGCGGCGTTCTCGCTACGTGGCGTGACCGGAACGGAAAGACGGAAGCGGCCGGATCATGTGATCGGCCGCTCGCGGCCGAGCCTACTGTTCCGGACGGTTCCGGCGCAACCTTTCCGGCACGCAGCGTGTCGGGGACGCTCGACGGGCCGACCGGTCCCGAGCACGCCGACCCCTGCCCCGGGGTCGTCACCGAGTGGGCCGCCCGGCCCGAGAACGGAGACCAGCAGTGACCAGCAACACGAACGCACCCCGTACCCGAGGCACCGCGATCGAGGAGTCCACCGACATCCTCTGCACCCTCGCCTTGATCGCCGCGAACACTGACCCGGAGCACCCGGCCGCTGGCCGGCTCACCGCGGTCCTCGACGCCGCCGGCGACGCCATCGCCGACATCCCCGGGATCATCACCGCTCACCCCGACGTGCTCCGGGGTGAGCTGACGGGCGGCGACGGGCCGGCCGCCAAGGAGTACATGTCCGGGCTCGTCGAGCGTGCCATCGAGCGCTCTGCCACCGCGGCGCGTGCCCGCGCTGTGGAGGCGCTTGCAGGCCTGACGGGGACGGGGGGTCAGCAGTGACCTCGAAGCAGCCGCATCGCTGGGCCCCACGGCCTTTCTGGCGGGCGCCCAAGACAGGTGGCTACGCCGGAACTGACAAGGCATCCGGAGCGACGCCTCCTCTCGGCCAGTCCGCCGTGCGCCGCTCGGCCGCCGCGCCTGACCCTGAGGCAATACCCAAGGGACCCCGCAAGGACCGCTACGTCCTCGTCGAGGACCCGGGC
Encoded here:
- a CDS encoding type IV secretory system conjugative DNA transfer family protein, which translates into the protein MTLVTATRDTIARAHHAHTRARDTWTRAVNVARHADTLTALPAVTLTSAAAAVAPGTTTITAYTAAVALTALNHKRVTRHVTSVPAWWSITHDWNDACAAAGLDDHVTSLGITRRPRLTSLRRDTDGTVTITVKPLPGQEPHDYEDDAFRRQLHARRVTATRDGKRIIVTLHPTRQRPAKTVTTTRTPTTLPNLEALPVARDTDTGEPATVPLLGAHLLLVGATRAGKSGAIWAINQQIAPGIRDGLVRVHAVDPKGGMELGIGEPLYATFLCDDGTAPFGPRVAAFLDGIRRSMDARAARLRRMGKRKLDAPTHDMPLEVILIDEVLALMSILDKKSAYLIDACLKSILAKGAAIGYCVITATQDPRKDSGLSAIRDLSPVRVLLRVKEQQHVDLVMGYGARDAGCDAHKLDFSRDRGVAFVEREGEPGYRKVRFNLVTDEMIASLVRDFAPSRGVPGGTVTEPVTSVVDTAELPVVEAPEPVSPVTVYEDAPGEPPLVVVPRVEAWEGGPKRGRDEALALLDALVAEGRPVPTGASLGEWAGRTDRWGRGVLATWRDRNGKTEAAGSCDRPLAAEPTVPDGSGATFPARSVSGTLDGPTGPEHADPCPGVVTEWAARPENGDQQ